CGGATCAAAACTGTAGATACTGCTTTTACCCGATTAAGTTCAATAGATTCTCTAAGAAAATATGAAGCCTCGCGAGAAACAATAATTATACACGATACAACACTTCAGACGATCCACGATACGATATTAATGCACGATACACTAACTTCGCATGATACGGTTCACAGCGAAACTAATTTATTTTTCTTTCCGGAAGTAAAGGAACTGAAAATTCAGGAAAGTTTTTCTTTCTGGAAAATAGTTTTTTCATTGCTGTTAATTTTGATCGGCGGCTGGATCAATTGGCGCGTCAATAAATTCTATCTTCGTTATCATATAATTGAAAAATTCAAGTACGGAGATTTCATAAAAATTTTGTTTCACATTTTCTTGTGGTTGATAATTTCCTACTTGATCTTATTCTACATTATCGTACCATCAAGTTTTGTTATGATAGTTTTAGGTGCTGCGCTTCTGTTAATGATTGTGCTTGCATCCAATGACTTTGTGAAAAATGTGATAGGCGGGATTATATTACTTTTAGACAGGCCATTCACCTACGGCGATTGGATAAAAATAAATGATTACTATGGGAAAATCCGCTCAAAAAGTTTTCGGTCAGTTGAAATAATTACACTCGATGATTCAATCATCAATCTGCCGAACCAGCTTTTCTTGCAGAATGCTGTCGAGAATCTTAATGTCGTCTCAAAGAATAAACAAGTTAACATTACTGTGAAAGTTCCTCAAAGTGTTGATGTTATCGAAGCCAAAAAGATTTTATTCGAAGTCGGAACAACGTCGATATTTAACTCTGCTTCAAAACCAACTGAAGTTACATTTAAGGGGCTATCACCGGAAGGAATGAATGAATTTAATATCAAAGCGTTCGTCTTTGATGCAAAGTATGAAAACGAATTGCGCACTAATATCCTCGAGACGATTAACAACATCCTCAATGATCATTTCAGTCAATTGTCTCCACCTAAATCTTAAATTTTAAATTAACGGTCTGAAGTTACGCAGAATTGACTTTTTGTCATGTTGAGTCCCGAGGAATCGGGACGAAACATCTCAAAAATCCAGAAAATTACAACCTCAGATTCTTCATCCGTCAGTTGACGGATTCAGAATGACGGTTTTGCGTAACTTCAGAAACGGTCATTTAATATAACCCGACTCCCAGTAAAAACTGCTTTGAGTATACATTGTTAAACTGATTTTATTAAGGTATTGTATTTGCCATTTTAAAGAATTATCTTG
This sequence is a window from Ignavibacteria bacterium. Protein-coding genes within it:
- a CDS encoding mechanosensitive ion channel, which produces MFLSKIVKIFFIVCLFLLNLQAQTTSVRRTDSIRIKTVDTAFTRLSSIDSLRKYEASRETIIIHDTTLQTIHDTILMHDTLTSHDTVHSETNLFFFPEVKELKIQESFSFWKIVFSLLLILIGGWINWRVNKFYLRYHIIEKFKYGDFIKILFHIFLWLIISYLILFYIIVPSSFVMIVLGAALLLMIVLASNDFVKNVIGGIILLLDRPFTYGDWIKINDYYGKIRSKSFRSVEIITLDDSIINLPNQLFLQNAVENLNVVSKNKQVNITVKVPQSVDVIEAKKILFEVGTTSIFNSASKPTEVTFKGLSPEGMNEFNIKAFVFDAKYENELRTNILETINNILNDHFSQLSPPKS